Proteins encoded in a region of the Dreissena polymorpha isolate Duluth1 chromosome 6, UMN_Dpol_1.0, whole genome shotgun sequence genome:
- the LOC127835206 gene encoding uncharacterized protein LOC127835206, protein MQTSVLERTKVARALLALEDGKLQGFNGRDLSSVSLDELPEPEPEPYKAGSFEELSEPDNSYEDVPEVETEAVQKPHACTGSKKRWSKEEESALREAFDIQIKMQKNVSTMEIRKAQKCYPVLQDRSEAVIRTKINNIKLGKYKKI, encoded by the exons ATGCAGACGTCAGTGCTTGAACGAACAAAAGTTGCAAGGGCTCTTCTAGCTTTAGAAGATGGTAAACTACAGGGGTTTAATGGTCGCGACCTTTCGTCGGTCAGCCTTGATG AATTGCCTGAACCTGAACCTGAACCTTACAAAGCAGGGTCATTTGAAGAATTGTCTGAACCAGACAACAGCTATGAGGATGTTCCTGAAGTTGAAACAGAAGCTGTACAGAAGCCTCATGCATGTacag gATCAAAAAAACGATGGTCGAAAGAGGAGGAGAGTGCTCTACGGGAAGCCTTTGACATTCagataaaaatgcagaaaaacgtTTCAACAATGGAGATCAGGAAAGCACAGAAGTGTTATCCTGTGTTGCAAGACAGATCAGAAGCTGTTATTcggacaaaaataaacaacatcaaattaggaaaatacaaaaaaatatga